The following are encoded in a window of Manihot esculenta cultivar AM560-2 chromosome 8, M.esculenta_v8, whole genome shotgun sequence genomic DNA:
- the LOC110620935 gene encoding transmembrane protein 87B isoform X1, with translation MEFREIRCSRLRFVVGLVLCCTIIKEVSASIHEYRNEAFIPRSDGFFFHGGSEGLYASKVHDSSSSSSPDKPLQGKSFIRFEDVTFVRTKEAASKQNEMQQNTGLIEAIIFEVKDREKIGGAFLKLNAICCHPAVAQTGSCMLGEVIIQKDQDNPEWPKRIQTSFAGKNEETKMKPETVEINSTGMYYLYFMFCNPDLKGTLIKGRTVWKNPNGYLPGKMTPLMTFYGIMSLAYLALGLIWFLKFVQYWKDVIQLHYHITAVIALGMCETAVWYFEYANFNSTGLRPMGVTLWAVTSRTVKKTLSRLLLLVVSMGYGVVKPTLGGLTSRVVLLGLIYFIASEALELVEHLGNINDLSKKTELFLVLPVAFLDSCFIVWIFSSLSKTLEKLQMRRNMAKLDLYRKFTNSLAVFVLLSIAWIGFELYFNATDPLSELWQVAWIIPAFWTLLAYSLLVVICVLWAPSPNPTRYAYLEEAGEDFDEEGISLTSSVDMTTKLERKGLGEDLEEDKRE, from the exons ATGGAATTCAGAGAAATCCGGTGCTCTAGATTAAGATTTGTTGTAGGCTTAGTGTTGTGCTGCACAATAATTAAAGAGGTAAGTGCCTCGATTCATGAGTACCGAAACGAAGCTTTTATTCCACGCTCCGATGGCTTCTTCTTCCATGGCGGCAGTGAAGGCCTCTACGCTTCTAAGGTTCAtgattcctcttcttcttcttctcctgaCAAACCCCTCCAAGGAAAGTCCTTCATCAG GTTTGAAGATGTCACCTTTGTGAGGACAAAGGAGGCTGCCAGTAAGCAGAATGAAATGCAGCAGAACACTGGATTGATAGAAGCCATCATATTTGAGGTGAAAGACAGGGAAAAGATTGGAGGGGCATTCCTAAAACTTAATGCCATATGCTGTCACCCTGCTGTTGCTCAGACCGGATCTTGTATGCTGGGAGAGGTAATTATTCAGAAAGACCAAGACAACCCAGAATGGCCTAAACGCATTCAAACATCCTTTGCTGGAAAAAATGAAGAAACTAAAATGAAACCTGAAACGGTGGAAATAAATAGTACTGGAATGTACTACCTTTATTTCATGTTTTGCAATCCAGACCTTAAGGGCACCTTGATCAAGGGGAGAACTGTGTGGAAGAACCCTAATGGTTATTTACCTGGGAAGATGACTCCTTTGATGACATTTTATGGAATTATGTCTTTGGCTTACCTTGCACTAGGACTAatctggtttttgaagtttgttCAATACTGGAAGGATGTTATACAGCTGCACTACCACATCACAGCAGTCATTGCACTTGGAATGTGTGAAACGGCTGTTTGGTATTTTGAGTATGCCAATTTTAATTCGACTGGATTAAGGCCAATGGGTGTTACATTGTGGGCTGTGACCTCTAGGACTGTGAAGAAGACCCTATCTCGCCTACTCCTTTTGGTTGTCTCTATGGGGTATGGTGTAGTAAAGCCAACCCTTGGGGGTTTAACATCAAGAGTGGTTCTTCTTGGTCTGATATATTTTATTGCCTCAGAGGCACTTGAGCTTGTTGAACATCTAGGGAACATCAATGACTTGTCTAAGAAAACTGAGCTATTTTTAGTGCTACCTGTTGCTTTCCTAGATTCCTGCTTTATTGTTTGGATTTTCTCCTCTCTATCAAAAACTTTGGAGAAGCTTCAG ATGAGGAGGAACATGGCTAAACTAGATCTCTACCGAAAATTTACCAATTCTCTTGCAGTGTTTGTTCTGCTCTCCATAGCTTGGATTGGCTTTGAG CTCTACTTCAATGCAACTGACCCGCTAAGTGAGCTATGGCAAGTAGCCTGGATCATTCCTGCTTTCTGGACTCTGCTTGCATATTCTCTCTTGGTGGTGATATGTGTCCTATGGGCTCCTTCACCCAACCCAACTAG GTATGCATATTTAGAGGAGGCAGGCGAAGACTTCGACGAGGAGGGTATCTCGTTAACGAGCAGTGTGGATATGACGACTAAGCTAGAACGGAAAGGGCTGGGAGAAGATCTTGAGGAGGATAAGCGAGAGTAG
- the LOC110620043 gene encoding WRKY DNA-binding transcription factor 70 yields MESCWPENLPSDRRKAIDELVKGREFANQLKAFLCDSAGDDGSMTAEDLVVKILNTFTSSLSILNRVETDAVSQFPASTQVGSPFWDGRKSEDSEESSKSTSTRKDRRGCYKRRRTSQSWVRESSVLVDDGHAWRKYGQKVILNAKHPRNYFRCTHKFDQGCQATKQVQRIEDEPPMYRTTYYGHHTCKNLVKPCHLFLDASDDADATESSMLLSFNSSANGNGHLHHDHPTNKQDTPIFSSFRSIKQEYNNELPRNDDHHLTHKQSSSSDYLVTLEDTFDPADVISGVNSSCSTSTTTAHHSSDIDMIGTSVHNLFDDGLECYFDYQ; encoded by the exons ATGGAATCCTGTTGGCCGGAAAACTTGCCGTCAGATAGGAGAAAAGCGATCGATGAGCTGGTTAAAGGTCGCGAATTTGCTAACCAGCTTAAAGCTTTCCTTTGCGATTCCGCTGGAGATGATGGATCTATGACTGCTGAGGATCTTgtagtgaagatcttgaatacTTTCACCAGTAGTCTTTCTATATTGAATAGAGTTGAGACTGATGCGGTCTCACAATTTCCGGCGAGTACTCAAGTAGGTTCGCCTTTTTGGGACGGCCGGAAGTCTGAAGATTCCGAGGAGAGTAGTAAAAGTACTTCCACAAGGAAGGATCGGAGGGGATGCTACAAGAGGag AAGGACTTCCCAATCATGGGTAAGAGAGAGTTCTGTTCTAGTGGATGACGGCCATGCATGGAGAAAATATGGACAGAAAGTGATCCTAAATGCTAAACATCCAAG GAACTATTTCAGGTGCACTCACAAATTCGACCAGGGTTGCCAAGCAACGAAGCAAGTTCAAAGAATTGAAGATGAACCTCCGATGTATCGAACCACATACTACGGCCACCACACTTGCAAGAACTTGGTCAAGCCTTGTCACCTTTTCTTGGACGCTTCTGATGATGCAGATGCTACTGAATCTTCCATGCTATTAAGCTTTAACAGCAGTGCCAATGGCAATGGCCACCTGCATCATGACCACCCCACAAACAAACAAGATACCCCAATTTTCTCATCCTTCCGATCAATAAAACAGGAGTACAACAACGAATTGCCACGTAATGATGATCATCATCTGACCCACAAGCAATCATCTTCCTCTGATTATCTTGTCACGCTTGAAGATACATTTGATCCTGCGGATGTGATTTCTGGGGTTAACTCGTCTTGCTCCACTAGCACTACTACTGCCCATCATAGTTCGGACATTGATATGATTGGGACATCTGTTCATAATCTCTTTGATGATGGTTTGGAATGTTACTTTGATTATCAGTAG
- the LOC110620935 gene encoding uncharacterized protein C26H5.07c isoform X2 has translation MEFREIRCSRLRFVVGLVLCCTIIKEVSASIHEYRNEAFIPRSDGFFFHGGSEGLYASKVHDSSSSSSPDKPLQGKSFIRFEDVTFVRTKEAASKQNEMQQNTGLIEAIIFEVKDREKIGGAFLKLNAICCHPAVAQTGSCMLGEVIIQKDQDNPEWPKRIQTSFAGKNEETKMKPETVEINSTGMYYLYFMFCNPDLKGTLIKGRTVWKNPNGYLPGKMTPLMTFYGIMSLAYLALGLIWFLKFVQYWKDVIQLHYHITAVIALGMCETAVWYFEYANFNSTGLRPMGVTLWAVTSRTVKKTLSRLLLLVVSMGYGVVKPTLGGLTSRVVLLGLIYFIASEALELVEHLGNINDLSKKTELFLVLPVAFLDSCFIVWIFSSLSKTLEKLQVIIFFQPDLNVSKVNASTDLMSDK, from the exons ATGGAATTCAGAGAAATCCGGTGCTCTAGATTAAGATTTGTTGTAGGCTTAGTGTTGTGCTGCACAATAATTAAAGAGGTAAGTGCCTCGATTCATGAGTACCGAAACGAAGCTTTTATTCCACGCTCCGATGGCTTCTTCTTCCATGGCGGCAGTGAAGGCCTCTACGCTTCTAAGGTTCAtgattcctcttcttcttcttctcctgaCAAACCCCTCCAAGGAAAGTCCTTCATCAG GTTTGAAGATGTCACCTTTGTGAGGACAAAGGAGGCTGCCAGTAAGCAGAATGAAATGCAGCAGAACACTGGATTGATAGAAGCCATCATATTTGAGGTGAAAGACAGGGAAAAGATTGGAGGGGCATTCCTAAAACTTAATGCCATATGCTGTCACCCTGCTGTTGCTCAGACCGGATCTTGTATGCTGGGAGAGGTAATTATTCAGAAAGACCAAGACAACCCAGAATGGCCTAAACGCATTCAAACATCCTTTGCTGGAAAAAATGAAGAAACTAAAATGAAACCTGAAACGGTGGAAATAAATAGTACTGGAATGTACTACCTTTATTTCATGTTTTGCAATCCAGACCTTAAGGGCACCTTGATCAAGGGGAGAACTGTGTGGAAGAACCCTAATGGTTATTTACCTGGGAAGATGACTCCTTTGATGACATTTTATGGAATTATGTCTTTGGCTTACCTTGCACTAGGACTAatctggtttttgaagtttgttCAATACTGGAAGGATGTTATACAGCTGCACTACCACATCACAGCAGTCATTGCACTTGGAATGTGTGAAACGGCTGTTTGGTATTTTGAGTATGCCAATTTTAATTCGACTGGATTAAGGCCAATGGGTGTTACATTGTGGGCTGTGACCTCTAGGACTGTGAAGAAGACCCTATCTCGCCTACTCCTTTTGGTTGTCTCTATGGGGTATGGTGTAGTAAAGCCAACCCTTGGGGGTTTAACATCAAGAGTGGTTCTTCTTGGTCTGATATATTTTATTGCCTCAGAGGCACTTGAGCTTGTTGAACATCTAGGGAACATCAATGACTTGTCTAAGAAAACTGAGCTATTTTTAGTGCTACCTGTTGCTTTCCTAGATTCCTGCTTTATTGTTTGGATTTTCTCCTCTCTATCAAAAACTTTGGAGAAGCTTCAGGTAATTATCTTCTTTCAACCTGACCTAAATGTTTCAAAAGTTAATGCATCTACTGATTTGATGTCTGATAAATGA